The genomic segment TCGGAATGGCCGACGGACAAGGTGACGCCCGCCCGGGACAAACGCTCGGCCGCCTCCATGCCGCCCTCGATCTCGGGCGCGAGCGTGACGATCCGAATGAGGCCGCCCGCCGCCTCGAGATAGCGATCCAACTCGTCCGGACTTGCGGGGCGAATATTCGCCTTGTCCTGCGCGCCGCAGCGAATCGGGTTCAGAAACGGGCCCTCCAGATGTACGCCGAGCAGCTCCGCGCCTTCGAGGCCCCGTCCCGCAGCAGCCTGCGCGACGTTATGAAGCGCGTCCAGGATCTCCGCCTCGGCGGCCGACTCCGTCGTCGCCAGAAAAGAAGTCGTGCCGTGCGACGCATGATACAGGCTCATTCCGTTCAAGCCTTCGTAGGTGGCGTCCATGGCCTGCCAGCCGCCCCCGCCGTGGACATGCTGGTCGATCAAACCCGGAATCACGACGCCTCCGCCCAAATCGAGGAGCCGCGCCCCCGCGGTCTCCAGCTCCTCGGCATCCAGTTCCGCGCCGCCGATCGCTTCGATCCGTCCGTCGGCGCCGATCAGCATGCGCCCGTCCTCGATCGTCCGCGCGCCCGCGTAGATCGTTCCGTTCATCGCCAGCAGGCGTCTGCCGCTGCTATTCGTCATGTATGCCGCCTCTCTCTCCGGTCCAGTTCTCGATTGCCAAGCGTACGGCGCCGACGAGACCCGCCTTGTCCCTCAGCTTGCCGGACACCACGGCCGGTCTCCACTCCGCTTCGGGAATGTGCACGGCCAGTTCGTCGCGGATCGGTTGCAGCAGATAGTCGCCCGCAGCGGCCACGCCTCCCCCCACGATGATCCTCTGCGGATCGACGGCAAAGGCGAGCGCGGCAAGCTTGCGGCCGAGCGCGCGGCCGGCGAACCGGAAGATATCTGCCGCCACGGCGTCCCCCGCCTGGCATGCGAGGAAGACGTCGAGCGCGGTAATCGGACGCTCGGTCCCCGCCAACACCGTAGACTTGCCGCTTCTCACAGCCTCGGCCGCCAGTCGGGCAATGCCCGGCGCCGAAGCGATCGTCTCGAGGCAGCCCCGCTTGCCGCAGTTGCAAGGCGCATCCAGGCCGTCCACGCGGTCGTGCCCGATCTCGCCGGCCAGCAGGCGGCTCCCTCGTACCAGGAAGCCGTTCGTCATTATGCCCGCCGACAGCCCCGTTCCCACTGTGATGCACACCAGGTCGGCGCAGCCTTGGCCCGCTCCCGCCGCGGCCTCCCCCAAAGTATAGAGCCTGACGTCATTGTCGATATAGACCGGCGCTCCCAGGCGGCGGCTCATGGCTTCCGCGAAGCGCACGTTTTTCCAGCCCATGTTGGAGGCGTCCAGCGCCATCCCGCTAGCGGTATCCACCCAGCCGGGCACGCCGAATCCGGCGGCGGCGATATCGCGGTACCCGTGCGCCAGCGCGAGCGCCTGGATCTCCTGGCCAAGCCGCTCGATGAATTCGGCCGGATCGGACGTCGGATGCCGCGGGTCCGCGCGCATCGTCGCAAGCCGCCGCTCGCCGAGCGGCAGCCCGCGCTCGTCGAAGAGCCCGATCACCGTGTTCGTCCCGCCGATATCCGCGCCGATAAAGGCTTTGCCGGCGATTACTTCCCCCGCCATTCCTTCCTTGACGATTCCTTCCCCCGTCATTCCTTCCCCGGCGATTCCTTTGCCCGCAGTCCATTTCTCCGACATCCTGTCCTTCGACATCCTGTCCTTCGACATCCTGTCCTCCGACATCCCGCAATCCGTCACGCCTGTCTCCGCCATGCCTGCCGCCCCCGACGCGCGAACGCCTAGTATAGCTTCCATCGTAGACCGAATCGGACTTGGGGCAAACGGGCCGATCTTAATTTATACTGCGAAACTTTTATCCTTCGCTCCCCGGCCTTCGCAGTTGTCCCGACAGCCGGCATGGCCTCGGAATGATTAAAATTCACCCAGTAAAAAACGCGATCGCCTCATCGCCGCAAAGCTGCGTCTGGAGTAGACTGGACTGGACCGTAAGGGATTCTCTACAAGGAGCTGTATCAGATGGAGAAAATCGTCATCGAAGTCGGAACCTCGTCCGCGGCAGGCGGGGCCGCCCGCGCCATTCAATCGGCGATCGATTATGCGGCTAATCTCGGAGGCGGCACGGTCAAGCTCGCCGAAGGCGTCTACGCGCTCGACGGCACGCTGCATCTGCGTTCCCGCGTGCGGCTCGAGGGCATCCCCGGCAAGACCGTACTGCTGCAGGGCGAGGAGCGGCTCTCCGCGCTCGCGTGCGATGCCGACCGGCACGAGAGCCAGGCCGCGGTCTTGCATCCCGGCCGCTTCGAGATCGGACAGACGGTGACGATCCGCAAAGCCGACTCGAGCATGCTGTTCGGGGATACGGTCGCCGTCGTCGTCGGCAAGGCGGGACAGGTTCTGCATCTCGACCGCGAACTGCACGCGACCGTGCTGCTCGACGACGGAGGCATCGTGACGACGCAATCGCCCGTCGTCGCCGCCTACGACTGCGAGCGGATCGAGCTGTACGGCCTGACCGTCCGGGGCAACGAGGAGGCGGTTACGTTAGCCGAGGGCTGCCGCAGCGCGGGCATCTACCTGTACGGGGTCGCGGATGCGCGCATCGAACGGTGCACGGTGCGTGACTATAAGGGAGACGGCATCAGCTACCAGCACTGCGCGGACATCGTCGTCGAGGATTGCGATTCCGTCGGCAACGCCGGCAAAGGCATTCATCCCGGCAGCGGCACGGTACGCACGCGGATCGTGAACAGCCGCTTCGACGGCAACGCCTTGGACGGCATCTTCCTCTGCTGGCGCGTGCAGGACAGCGTGGTGGAAGGCTGCACGGCCGTGGGCAACGGGATGAACGGCCTGTCCATCGGGCACAAGGACATCCGCAACGTCATCCGCTTCAACCGTTTGTCGGACAACCGCTATTACGGCATCTTTTTCCGCAACGAAAAAGAACCGATGTCGCCCAGCTACAACCGGATCGAGGGGAACACGCTCGAAGACAACGGCTCGGAGGACATGGGCTACATCGGCATTCGAATGCGAGGTTACACGCACGACGTGGAGCTCGTGTCGAACCGGATCTCCTTTTCCAAAGCGCCGCCGGAGCGGACGATCGGCATCTGCCTGGAGCCGCATACGTCGAGAATCACGCTCGGAGACAACAAGTTCGCGGGCTGCGCGCTGCGGACGCACGACCACTGGCTGCCCGACGGCCGGCATGATTAGTGAAGAAAACCGTCAGGGGAAGATCATCCTGACGGTCCATTTAGGTTAGCGGATATCCGTAACTTGAGTCGCACGGAACGGCTGTCGACGGCTCGTCAGACAGCCGTTCCGATGGGCCCGCGTATCGTCGCCCGCGTCGTTCATTCGCTGCAACGCCTGCAAATTTACATCTTTTTTTGACGATATCGACCCTTTTGTAAAGAATAGATGCCAAAACGCATTTATTTTCCATCGTCAGCCGGATTTCCGGGTCGCGCCTGGAATTTACCTGCATATTTGCAGGCATTTTATCAAGGGTCGCAAGCCGGCCGAAAATACATGTACAAATGCATTTTTGGGGGCCCACCCTGCATCCGCTAAGCTTCGGCACGCAGAAAGCGCGCTTACCGGTCCGCGAATCGCTGCCAATCTTTGCTTAGGCACACGTTCGCTTCAGATCGCATCCCGCTGCGCCGGCTCGCCTTCCAGGACCGGGTGCGAGATCCCGATGATCGTCCCCCCTTCTTCCCTGTTCTCGATCCGCAGTCCGTACCTTTCTCCAAAATAGAGCGCCAGCCGTTCGTGGACGTTGCGGAGGCCCACCCCTTTCCGTTGATAGGGGACGTCCGTCTCCGCGGTGAGCAGCCCCCCCAAGAGCGCCTCCGGAATGCCGGGGCCGTTGTCCACGATCTCGAACTGCAGCCGGTTCGGCTCCAGGCTGCCCCGAATCAGAATCTTGACGGCCTCCCCGTCTCCGGCATGCCGCGTGCCGTGCTTGATCGCGTTCTCCACGAGCGGCTGGAGCATCAGCCGCATGCATGGCAGCGGCAGGATGTCCTCGTCGATCATATAGACGACCCGTATCGACGTATCCTGGCGCGCGGACTGAATGGCGACGTACGCCTTGACGTGCTCGATCTCGCGCTCGACCGTCGTCAGCTCCCGTCCGTCGTTCAGGCTCAGCCGCAGCAGATTGCCCAGCGACCGCACCAACTCGCTGATATCGGACGCCTGCCTGCTTTCCGCCTTCCAGCGAATCGCCTCGAGCGTGTTGTACAGAAAGTGCGGGTTGATCTGATGCGTCAGCACCTGAAACTCCAGTTCTTTTTTGTCCTTCGCTTCTTTTTCCGCGCTGCTGACCAGCTCGTCGATCTTCCGCACCATATTGTCAAATCCCATATACAGCCAGCCGATCTCGTCCGAGCGCGTCAGCTGCGGCCAGTTGTGCACCGTCTCCCCGTGCTCCACCTTGCGCATCGCTTTGACCAGCTTCTGAATCGGGTTGGTGAACCTGTAAGTGAAGAAGGCGACCGTAAAGACGGAGATCGCGAGATAGAACAGCAGAAAGAAAAAGCTGATCCGCTCGATGCCCGATACCGGCCTTGTCAGCACCGATACAGGAATGAGGCTGAGCACCTTCCAATCGTTGTGGGTGAGCGACGCGTACGTCGCCATATATTTCACGCCTCCGATGGTCAGCGGGCTCGCCGCCTCCGCAGACTGCCTTAAGAAGTCATCCAGCTCCGGCGAATCGAGCCGGGTACCGATCCGTTCCGCTTCCTGATGGTAAACGATCGTGTTGTTCTCGTTCAGCAGCATGACCTGCTGACGATCGACCATCTTGACCGGCGCCAGATACTCGCTCAGCGTGCTCGCCTTGATGTCGGCGATGACGAAGCCCAGCGGCTCGGATTGGTTCAGCCCGTACAACTGCTTGATTTTCGACAGGATCGGCTCCTTGTATAGGATCGGGTTGTCCTGCGGCAGGAACAGCTGCCAATAAGGAGACTTCATCTCCCTGGCCAGACGGAACCAGGCCTGGCTCTCGATGTCTTCGTCCTGGTAGATCGTGTGCGTAAAGGTCGGATAACGCGACGGCTCGATCGGGAAGATCCGGATCGTATAGGCATGCGTGTTTCTGTTCAGCAAGCTGGTATACTGCGCGAGCCTGGACGTGATCTCGAGCTCTTCCAGCTCCCCGGACGGCCTTAGGCTGAGCAGCTCCTGCATCTCTCTGGAATACATGGTCTCGCTCTGGGCGTTGTCCACTAAGTCGAGATAATTGTCCAGCACCTTCGCGTTCTTGACCATCATTTCCATGGACACGAACGAACTTACGTCCTGAATGGCCTTGACGGATTTGGAGTAGGCAAAGTACCCGATGAACAAGAAGGGGAGCACGACGATCAGAAAAAACAGGAGAATCACCTGGCGGCGGATCGAGAATCGACCCAATTGCGTAAGGACCGGTCTACTCATGCCGAAGGCTCCGGCTGTTGCGGTACTCCTGCGGCGTGCAGCCGTACGCCCGCTTGAACAGCTTGGCGAAGTGGACCGGATCCTGGTAACCGACCATGTAGCTGATCTGATACACCTTGTACCTGAGATCGCCGAGCCGGTCCGCGGCGTTCTTCAGGCGCACGTCGGTCAGATACTCCAGAAAGTTCATGTCGGTTTCCTTCTTGAACAGCTTGCTGAGCCATACCGGCGTCACGTGCACGCGCTCGGCGACCATCTGGAGCGTCAGATTTTCCTGGTATCGCTCGTGAATGATGCGCTGCGCCTCGTCGACGATCTGGCTGCGCGAGCCGGATTGCGCCTTGATGCTCTCCGCCGCCTTCAGCAGCTGCTCCGTCGCCTGCTGCCTGAGCGACTCCAGCGTGTCGAAGCGTTCGAGATGCTCCCAGAGCGCGATCGGATGCTTTTCCCAGGACGTTTCCTTCCAGCCCGCCGTTTTTTGCGCGGTCCGAAATATGTCGAGCAGCCATTCGAACGTACGCTGCTGGAGGTCCTTCGGATGCCTGACCTCCCAGGACTTGGCCAGCTTCGGGAACGCGGCCATCGTCTCGCGGATATCCTTCTCCGTACCGTACTTCATGATCTCCACAAGTTCCCTGGCGTTGGCCAGCTGATATTCCGGCTGTTCGCCAAGACCCTGCCCGGACGTCTCCTCCGCCGCCTCGATCCCCTGAATTCTCCGGCTCACGAGCGAGTCCGTCGCTCTGCGGTAGAGCTCGGATAGCTGATGCAAGCCGCCTTCTCCGGCAGCCTCGCCCAAGTCCAGCCGGATCTGCAGCACGTTGCCGACTCGCTCGCGAACCGCTTCGAGCAAGTCTTCGCACGACTCGGCCCCATCCGCTCGCGCCTGCTCGAGTATCGCGATCCATTCGTCCTGCTCGGACCTGAACGACACATATCGGCCCGGATGCTGCGCGGCGATCGTCTGCGCAAGCGCTCCGCCGACCTCCGCTAGCAGCGCGTCCTTGCCAGGCGCGGACGGTTCAAGTGTAAGCGCCTTCAGGCTGTCAATTCCAAATACCGCGAACTGAAGCTGCCCGTCGAGCAGCCACGCGAGGTCCAGCTGGCCCAGCTTGTGCTCGGTGCGCGCGCCAGGCTCCTCGCGGTACGGACGACCGATCAGCTGGCGCAGGAGCTCTTCCCTGATCTTGGGGACGGCAGACTCATAGCCCTGCCGGATGAGGCTGCTGCTCAGCTCGCTTTCATTTTTCTCGCGCCGGCGCCGGAGCGCCACCGTTACCGCCTTGAACAGGTCGTTCTTGTCCAGCGGCTTGAGCAGGTAATCGGATACGCCGAGCTTGAAGGCTTCCTTGGCATAATGAAAATCGTCGAAGCCGCTGACGACGATCGTATCTCCGTCGTATCTTTCCCGGGCAAGCGACTCGATCAGCTTCAGA from the Cohnella hashimotonis genome contains:
- a CDS encoding ROK family protein; this translates as MAETGVTDCGMSEDRMSKDRMSKDRMSEKWTAGKGIAGEGMTGEGIVKEGMAGEVIAGKAFIGADIGGTNTVIGLFDERGLPLGERRLATMRADPRHPTSDPAEFIERLGQEIQALALAHGYRDIAAAGFGVPGWVDTASGMALDASNMGWKNVRFAEAMSRRLGAPVYIDNDVRLYTLGEAAAGAGQGCADLVCITVGTGLSAGIMTNGFLVRGSRLLAGEIGHDRVDGLDAPCNCGKRGCLETIASAPGIARLAAEAVRSGKSTVLAGTERPITALDVFLACQAGDAVAADIFRFAGRALGRKLAALAFAVDPQRIIVGGGVAAAGDYLLQPIRDELAVHIPEAEWRPAVVSGKLRDKAGLVGAVRLAIENWTGERGGIHDE
- the nagA gene encoding N-acetylglucosamine-6-phosphate deacetylase, producing the protein MTNSSGRRLLAMNGTIYAGARTIEDGRMLIGADGRIEAIGGAELDAEELETAGARLLDLGGGVVIPGLIDQHVHGGGGWQAMDATYEGLNGMSLYHASHGTTSFLATTESAAEAEILDALHNVAQAAAGRGLEGAELLGVHLEGPFLNPIRCGAQDKANIRPASPDELDRYLEAAGGLIRIVTLAPEIEGGMEAAERLSRAGVTLSVGHSDATLAQMREAIRRGAAQTTHHFNGMSPFHHREPGVAGAGLLCPELTTELIADGIHVHPDAVKLLYDVKGARGVCVITDAVYCAGLPDGEYGDTTMKDGQVWLKDGSSLAGSSLTMLQALRNVLRFTGRPLAEVLPSLTEVPARQIGVSGRKGMLEAGMDADFLVLNGALELQSTYVRGREVYSKKAADSPIG
- a CDS encoding sensor histidine kinase, with product MSRPVLTQLGRFSIRRQVILLFFLIVVLPFLFIGYFAYSKSVKAIQDVSSFVSMEMMVKNAKVLDNYLDLVDNAQSETMYSREMQELLSLRPSGELEELEITSRLAQYTSLLNRNTHAYTIRIFPIEPSRYPTFTHTIYQDEDIESQAWFRLAREMKSPYWQLFLPQDNPILYKEPILSKIKQLYGLNQSEPLGFVIADIKASTLSEYLAPVKMVDRQQVMLLNENNTIVYHQEAERIGTRLDSPELDDFLRQSAEAASPLTIGGVKYMATYASLTHNDWKVLSLIPVSVLTRPVSGIERISFFFLLFYLAISVFTVAFFTYRFTNPIQKLVKAMRKVEHGETVHNWPQLTRSDEIGWLYMGFDNMVRKIDELVSSAEKEAKDKKELEFQVLTHQINPHFLYNTLEAIRWKAESRQASDISELVRSLGNLLRLSLNDGRELTTVEREIEHVKAYVAIQSARQDTSIRVVYMIDEDILPLPCMRLMLQPLVENAIKHGTRHAGDGEAVKILIRGSLEPNRLQFEIVDNGPGIPEALLGGLLTAETDVPYQRKGVGLRNVHERLALYFGERYGLRIENREEGGTIIGISHPVLEGEPAQRDAI
- a CDS encoding right-handed parallel beta-helix repeat-containing protein; translation: MEKIVIEVGTSSAAGGAARAIQSAIDYAANLGGGTVKLAEGVYALDGTLHLRSRVRLEGIPGKTVLLQGEERLSALACDADRHESQAAVLHPGRFEIGQTVTIRKADSSMLFGDTVAVVVGKAGQVLHLDRELHATVLLDDGGIVTTQSPVVAAYDCERIELYGLTVRGNEEAVTLAEGCRSAGIYLYGVADARIERCTVRDYKGDGISYQHCADIVVEDCDSVGNAGKGIHPGSGTVRTRIVNSRFDGNALDGIFLCWRVQDSVVEGCTAVGNGMNGLSIGHKDIRNVIRFNRLSDNRYYGIFFRNEKEPMSPSYNRIEGNTLEDNGSEDMGYIGIRMRGYTHDVELVSNRISFSKAPPERTIGICLEPHTSRITLGDNKFAGCALRTHDHWLPDGRHD
- a CDS encoding response regulator; protein product: MVRILIVDDEREIRNGLVKQIPWSAWGVDEVLDADDGDTALELALAHRPDLIVTDIRMPRMSGLKLIESLARERYDGDTIVVSGFDDFHYAKEAFKLGVSDYLLKPLDKNDLFKAVTVALRRRREKNESELSSSLIRQGYESAVPKIREELLRQLIGRPYREEPGARTEHKLGQLDLAWLLDGQLQFAVFGIDSLKALTLEPSAPGKDALLAEVGGALAQTIAAQHPGRYVSFRSEQDEWIAILEQARADGAESCEDLLEAVRERVGNVLQIRLDLGEAAGEGGLHQLSELYRRATDSLVSRRIQGIEAAEETSGQGLGEQPEYQLANARELVEIMKYGTEKDIRETMAAFPKLAKSWEVRHPKDLQQRTFEWLLDIFRTAQKTAGWKETSWEKHPIALWEHLERFDTLESLRQQATEQLLKAAESIKAQSGSRSQIVDEAQRIIHERYQENLTLQMVAERVHVTPVWLSKLFKKETDMNFLEYLTDVRLKNAADRLGDLRYKVYQISYMVGYQDPVHFAKLFKRAYGCTPQEYRNSRSLRHE